Proteins from a genomic interval of Mustela lutreola isolate mMusLut2 chromosome 4, mMusLut2.pri, whole genome shotgun sequence:
- the CCDC136 gene encoding coiled-coil domain-containing protein 136 isoform X3 has product MEAGAGAGATGWSCPGPGPTVTTLGSYEASEGCERKKGQRWGSLERRGMQAMEGEVLLPALYEEEEEEEEEEVEEEEEQVQKGGSVSSLSVSKHRGLSLTETELEELRAQVLQLVAELEETRELAGQHEDDSLELQGLLEDERLASAQQAEVFTKQIQQLQGELRSLREEISLLEREKESELKEIEQELHLAQTEIRNLRQAAEDSATEHESDIASLQEDLCRMQNELDDMERIRGEYEMEITSLRAEMEMKSSDPSNSLNLSDYSEMQEELQQLRERYRFLNEEYRALQESNSSLTGQLADLESERTRRATEKWLESHMLKDMMSAESQTSEVDFLEPDPETQLLRQQLLGAEEQMHDMQNKCKKLCCELQELQHHRRTSEEEQRRLQRELKCAQNEVLRFQTSHNATQNEELKTRLCALQKKYDDSQDEQNELLKVQLQLQSELRQLKVLKSTGVESPSEKELLCRLQKLQLQYQHITCEKDKLLEVQHQLCGDLRYHEAEVQRLKDIVASFQESSEKNAEMHAQLQEMKRLYQTSKEELERQKYMYDQLEQDLLLCQQELKELKTTTPIPEDKGKCANKCDALLSRLTELQEEYKASQKEMGQLQMEQCELLEDQRRMQEEQGQLQEELHRLSFPLPKAGLLPKSQELLTKLQDLCELQLLYQGMQEEQKKLVQNQESVLKEQSALHEELHFFKTSRFRDVLENPDDSKSPKSSKCDHDKSKLIIAQMQALQVLYEGTQAEQELLQQEQGRLLEERKRLQADLQLCLEEMQLLQVQSPCSRMSLEKNSGSVASSSENYRKSYGSSIEESESYHKSYGSTQTSSESFLKSYNSSSSAQESSEKNYGSRSSSVIYKKSYGSSTSSDTGHKSYGSSTEGEPNEPEDMEHCEDMVAKVVIKLQGVQAMYQLSQEEHDRLQDRMQKLVDRQKELKEELAACEKEFKECMESLEKPTASPNDKDKSEIKELQAKLRELQLQYQESMDEQGRLLAVQEQLEGQLQCCQEELRQLKEKKSSIARETRGKSGNENMNKNANGVKNTKVTKPSLANPEGSCENEKSLEVVLYYKASHTDLDGLLQEEVEEEKEEEIKKDTKQDSCNELVSVPSEPTEMRSPKAEEGCYEESQEQEGKEEDRKVESDNDACPEASEGNNPLRLSESKKNMFGMWKPMVFLAIAAVALYVLPNMRPQESEFCLME; this is encoded by the exons ATGGAGGCGGGCGCCGGGGCCGGCGCCACGGGCTGGAGCTGCCCGGGCCCAG gACCCACAGTGACCACTTTAGGCTCCTATGAGGCATCTGAGggttgtgaaagaaagaaaggccaacGCTGGGGGTCCCTGGAGCGGCGGGGGATGCAAGCAATGGAGG GGGAAGTGTTGCTCCCCGCTCTctatgaggaggaagaggaggaggaggaagaagaggtggaagaagaggaagagcaaGTGCAGAAAGGGGGCAGCGTGAGCTCCCTGTCTGTCAGCAAGCACCGGGGCCTGAGCCTCACGGAGACAGAGCTGGAAGAGCTGAGGGCTCAGGTGCTACAGCTGGTGGCAGAGCTGGAGGAGACCCGGGAGCTGGCGGGGCAGCATGAGGACGACTCCCTGGAGCTGCAGG ggCTCCTGGAGGATGAACGGCTGGCCAGTGCCCAGCAGGCAGAGGTGTTCACCAAGCAGATCCAGCAGCTCCAAG GTGAGCTGCGGTCTCTGCGTGAGGAGATTTCCCTGTTAGAGCGTGAGAAAGAAAGTGAACTTAAGGAAATAGAACAGGAGTTGCACTTGGCCCAGACTGAGATCCGGAATCTGCGGCAAGCAGCAGAGGATTCTGCGACCGAACATGAGAGTGACATAGCATCCCTGCAGGAGGATCTCTGCCGGATGCAGAATGAACTCGATGACATGGAGCGCATTCGGGGAGAGTATGAAATGGAGATCACCTCCCTCCGTgcagaaatggaaatgaagagCTCTGATCCATCCAATAGTTTAAATCTTTCCGATTACTCTGAGATGCAAG AAGAGCTGCAGCAACTGCGGGAACGCTACCGCTTCCTGAACGAGGAGTACCGGGCCCTGCAGGAGAGCAACAGTAGCCTCACAGGGCAGCTTGCGGATCTGGAGAGTGAGAG GACACGAAGAGCAACAGAAAAGTGGCTGGAGTCCCACATGCTAAAGGATATGATGTCAGCAGAGTCTCAGACTTCAGAAGTGGATTTTCTAGAACCTGATCCTGAAACCCAGTTGTTGCGACAACAGCTTCTGGGAGCTGAAGAGCAGATGCATGACATGCAGAACAAG TGTAAGAAGCTGTGTTGTGAGTTGCAAGAACTACAGCATCATCGTCGGACCAGTGAGGAGGAGCAGCGGCGGCTGCAGAGGGAGCTCAAGTGCGCGCAGAACGAGGTGCTCAGGTTTCAGACTTCCCACAATGCCACACAG AATGAGGAGCTGAAGACCAGACTCTGTGCCCTGCAGAAAAAGTATGATGATAGCCAGGATGAGCAGAATGAGCTCTTGAAGGTGCAGCTCCAGCTTCAGTCTGAGCTCCGGCAGCTCAAAGTCTTGAAATCCACAGGCGTAGAAAGCCCAAGTGAGAAG GAGTTACTCTGCCGGCTCCAGAAGCTGCAGCTCCAGTACCAGCACATCACGTGCGAGAAGGATAAGCTGCTGGAGGTGCAGCACCAGCTGTGTGGGGACCTGCGCTACCATGAGGCTGAGGTACAGCGCCTCAAGGACATCGTGGCCTCCTTCCAGGAGAGCAGTGAGAAG AACGCAGAGATGCACGCCCAGCTTCAGGAGATGAAGCGGCTGTACCAGACCAGCAAGGAGGAGCTGGAGCGGCAGAAGTACATGTATGATCAGCTCGAGCAGGAcctcctgctctgccagcaggAGCTGAAGGAGCTCAAGACCACCACACCCATCCCAGAGGACAAGGGGAAGTGTGCAAATAAG TGTGACGCACTGCTGTCCAGACTGACAGAGTTGCAGGAGGAGTACAAGGCCAGCCAGAAGGAGATGGGGCAGCTGCAGATGGAGCAGTGCGAGCTCCTAGAGGATCAGAGGAGGATGCAGGAGGAGCAGGGGCAGCTGCAAGAAGAGCTGCACAGGCTCTCGTTCCCACTGCCCAAAGCTGGGCTCCTCCCAAAG AGTCAGGAGCTCCTTACAAAGTTACAAGACCTGTGTGAACTACAGCTGCTCTACCAAGGTATGCAGGAAGAGCAGAAAAAACTGGTGCAGAATCAAGAAAGCGTGCTCAAAGAACAGTCAGCTCTGCACGAAGAGCTGCATTTTTTCAAAACGTCTCGTTTCCGGGATGTGTTGGAGAATCCCGATGATTCCAAATCACCTAAGTCCTCCAAGTGTGATCATGACAAG TCCAAGCTGATCATCGCCCAGATGCAGGCTCTGCAGGTGCTCTACGAGGGCACACAGGCTGAGCAGGAGCTGCTGCAGCAGGAGCAGGGCAGGCTCCTCGAGGAGCGGAAGAGGCTGCAGGCCGACCTGCAGCTCTGCCTGGAAGAAATGCAGCTGCTCCAGGTCCAGTCCCCCTGCAGCAGAATGAGCCTGGAGAAGAACTCTGGCAGCGTGGCCTCCAGCAGCGAGAACTATCGCAAGAGTTACGGGAGCAGCATCGAGGAGAGCGAGAGCTATCACAAGAGCTACGGTAGCACCCAGACCAGCAGTGAGAGCTTTCTCAAGAGCTACAACAGTAGCAGCAGTGCCCAGGAGAGCAGTGAGAAGAATTAcggcagcagaagcagcagcgtCATCTACAAGAAGAGTTACGGCAGCAGCACTAGCTCGGACACGGGTCACAAGAGTTACGGTAGCAGCACCGAAGGTGAACCCAACGAGCCTGAAGACATGGAG CACTGTGAGGACATGGTCGCCAAGGTGGTGATCAAGCTGCAGGGCGTGCAGGCCATGTACCAGCTCAGCCAGGAGGAACACGACCGACTGCAAGACCGGATGCAAAAGCTGGTggacaggcagaaagagctgaAGGAAGAGCTGGCCGCCTGTGAAAAGGAATTCAAGGAATGCATGGAAAGTCTTGAGAAGCCCACTGCCTCCCCCAACGACAAGGACAAGAGCGAG ATCAAGGAGCTGCAGGCCAAGCTGCGGGAGCTGCAGCTGCAGTACCAGGAGAGCATGGACGAACAGGGGCGGCTTCTGGCCGTGCAGGAGCAGCTGGAGGGCCAGCTGCAGTGCTGCCAGGAAGAGCTCCGCCAGCTCAAGGAGAAGAAGTCCTCCATTGCCAGAGAAACCAGGGGGAAAAGTGGCAACGAGAATATGAACAAAAATGCCAACGGGGTTAAAAATACAAAGGTGACCAAACCAAGCCTGGCCAATCCTGAGGGCAGCTGTGAGAACGAAAAG AGTCTGGAGGTGGTGTTGTACTACAAGGCCAGCCACACGGATTTAGATGGTCTACTACAAGAGGAagtagaggaggaaaaggaggaggaaatcaaAAAGGACACGAAGCAGGACTCCTGCAATGAACTGGTTTCTGTGCCGTCAGAGCCTACGGAGATGAGGTCCCCCAAAGCTGAGGAGGGCTGTTATGAAGAGTCCCAAGAGCAGGAGGGCAAGGAAGAAGACCGCAAAGTTGAGAGCGACAACGACGCTTGCCCCGAAGCTTCAGAGGGAAACAACCCCCTCAGGCTTTCTGAGAGCAAAAAG AACATGTTTGGGATGTGGAAGCCTATGGTGTTCTTGGCTATTGCGGCTGTGGCTCTGTATGTGTTACCCAACATGCGACCGCAGGAGTCAGAGTTCTGCCTCATGGAGTGA
- the CCDC136 gene encoding coiled-coil domain-containing protein 136 isoform X1 — protein sequence MEAGAGAGATGWSCPGPGPTVTTLGSYEASEGCERKKGQRWGSLERRGMQAMEGEVLLPALYEEEEEEEEEEVEEEEEQVQKGGSVSSLSVSKHRGLSLTETELEELRAQVLQLVAELEETRELAGQHEDDSLELQGLLEDERLASAQQAEVFTKQIQQLQGELRSLREEISLLEREKESELKEIEQELHLAQTEIRNLRQAAEDSATEHESDIASLQEDLCRMQNELDDMERIRGEYEMEITSLRAEMEMKSSDPSNSLNLSDYSEMQEELQQLRERYRFLNEEYRALQESNSSLTGQLADLESERTRRATEKWLESHMLKDMMSAESQTSEVDFLEPDPETQLLRQQLLGAEEQMHDMQNKCKKLCCELQELQHHRRTSEEEQRRLQRELKCAQNEVLRFQTSHNATQNEELKTRLCALQKKYDDSQDEQNELLKVQLQLQSELRQLKVLKSTGVESPSEKELLCRLQKLQLQYQHITCEKDKLLEVQHQLCGDLRYHEAEVQRLKDIVASFQESSEKNAEMHAQLQEMKRLYQTSKEELERQKYMYDQLEQDLLLCQQELKELKTTTPIPEDKGKCANKCDALLSRLTELQEEYKASQKEMGQLQMEQCELLEDQRRMQEEQGQLQEELHRLSFPLPKAGLLPKSQELLTKLQDLCELQLLYQGMQEEQKKLVQNQESVLKEQSALHEELHFFKTSRFRDVLENPDDSKSPKSSKCDHDKSKLIIAQMQALQVLYEGTQAEQELLQQEQGRLLEERKRLQADLQLCLEEMQLLQVQSPCSRMSLEKNSGSVASSSENYRKSYGSSIEESESYHKSYGSTQTSSESFLKSYNSSSSAQESSEKNYGSRSSSVIYKKSYGSSTSSDTGHKSYGSSTEGEPNEPEDMEHCEDMVAKVVIKLQGVQAMYQLSQEEHDRLQDRMQKLVDRQKELKEELAACEKEFKECMESLEKPTASPNDKDKSESTSTEMYFFTFSYFGCSCLFNWTIKELQAKLRELQLQYQESMDEQGRLLAVQEQLEGQLQCCQEELRQLKEKKSSIARETRGKSGNENMNKNANGVKNTKVTKPSLANPEGSCENEKSLEVVLYYKASHTDLDGLLQEEVEEEKEEEIKKDTKQDSCNELVSVPSEPTEMRSPKAEEGCYEESQEQEGKEEDRKVESDNDACPEASEGNNPLRLSESKKNMFGMWKPMVFLAIAAVALYVLPNMRPQESEFCLME from the exons ATGGAGGCGGGCGCCGGGGCCGGCGCCACGGGCTGGAGCTGCCCGGGCCCAG gACCCACAGTGACCACTTTAGGCTCCTATGAGGCATCTGAGggttgtgaaagaaagaaaggccaacGCTGGGGGTCCCTGGAGCGGCGGGGGATGCAAGCAATGGAGG GGGAAGTGTTGCTCCCCGCTCTctatgaggaggaagaggaggaggaggaagaagaggtggaagaagaggaagagcaaGTGCAGAAAGGGGGCAGCGTGAGCTCCCTGTCTGTCAGCAAGCACCGGGGCCTGAGCCTCACGGAGACAGAGCTGGAAGAGCTGAGGGCTCAGGTGCTACAGCTGGTGGCAGAGCTGGAGGAGACCCGGGAGCTGGCGGGGCAGCATGAGGACGACTCCCTGGAGCTGCAGG ggCTCCTGGAGGATGAACGGCTGGCCAGTGCCCAGCAGGCAGAGGTGTTCACCAAGCAGATCCAGCAGCTCCAAG GTGAGCTGCGGTCTCTGCGTGAGGAGATTTCCCTGTTAGAGCGTGAGAAAGAAAGTGAACTTAAGGAAATAGAACAGGAGTTGCACTTGGCCCAGACTGAGATCCGGAATCTGCGGCAAGCAGCAGAGGATTCTGCGACCGAACATGAGAGTGACATAGCATCCCTGCAGGAGGATCTCTGCCGGATGCAGAATGAACTCGATGACATGGAGCGCATTCGGGGAGAGTATGAAATGGAGATCACCTCCCTCCGTgcagaaatggaaatgaagagCTCTGATCCATCCAATAGTTTAAATCTTTCCGATTACTCTGAGATGCAAG AAGAGCTGCAGCAACTGCGGGAACGCTACCGCTTCCTGAACGAGGAGTACCGGGCCCTGCAGGAGAGCAACAGTAGCCTCACAGGGCAGCTTGCGGATCTGGAGAGTGAGAG GACACGAAGAGCAACAGAAAAGTGGCTGGAGTCCCACATGCTAAAGGATATGATGTCAGCAGAGTCTCAGACTTCAGAAGTGGATTTTCTAGAACCTGATCCTGAAACCCAGTTGTTGCGACAACAGCTTCTGGGAGCTGAAGAGCAGATGCATGACATGCAGAACAAG TGTAAGAAGCTGTGTTGTGAGTTGCAAGAACTACAGCATCATCGTCGGACCAGTGAGGAGGAGCAGCGGCGGCTGCAGAGGGAGCTCAAGTGCGCGCAGAACGAGGTGCTCAGGTTTCAGACTTCCCACAATGCCACACAG AATGAGGAGCTGAAGACCAGACTCTGTGCCCTGCAGAAAAAGTATGATGATAGCCAGGATGAGCAGAATGAGCTCTTGAAGGTGCAGCTCCAGCTTCAGTCTGAGCTCCGGCAGCTCAAAGTCTTGAAATCCACAGGCGTAGAAAGCCCAAGTGAGAAG GAGTTACTCTGCCGGCTCCAGAAGCTGCAGCTCCAGTACCAGCACATCACGTGCGAGAAGGATAAGCTGCTGGAGGTGCAGCACCAGCTGTGTGGGGACCTGCGCTACCATGAGGCTGAGGTACAGCGCCTCAAGGACATCGTGGCCTCCTTCCAGGAGAGCAGTGAGAAG AACGCAGAGATGCACGCCCAGCTTCAGGAGATGAAGCGGCTGTACCAGACCAGCAAGGAGGAGCTGGAGCGGCAGAAGTACATGTATGATCAGCTCGAGCAGGAcctcctgctctgccagcaggAGCTGAAGGAGCTCAAGACCACCACACCCATCCCAGAGGACAAGGGGAAGTGTGCAAATAAG TGTGACGCACTGCTGTCCAGACTGACAGAGTTGCAGGAGGAGTACAAGGCCAGCCAGAAGGAGATGGGGCAGCTGCAGATGGAGCAGTGCGAGCTCCTAGAGGATCAGAGGAGGATGCAGGAGGAGCAGGGGCAGCTGCAAGAAGAGCTGCACAGGCTCTCGTTCCCACTGCCCAAAGCTGGGCTCCTCCCAAAG AGTCAGGAGCTCCTTACAAAGTTACAAGACCTGTGTGAACTACAGCTGCTCTACCAAGGTATGCAGGAAGAGCAGAAAAAACTGGTGCAGAATCAAGAAAGCGTGCTCAAAGAACAGTCAGCTCTGCACGAAGAGCTGCATTTTTTCAAAACGTCTCGTTTCCGGGATGTGTTGGAGAATCCCGATGATTCCAAATCACCTAAGTCCTCCAAGTGTGATCATGACAAG TCCAAGCTGATCATCGCCCAGATGCAGGCTCTGCAGGTGCTCTACGAGGGCACACAGGCTGAGCAGGAGCTGCTGCAGCAGGAGCAGGGCAGGCTCCTCGAGGAGCGGAAGAGGCTGCAGGCCGACCTGCAGCTCTGCCTGGAAGAAATGCAGCTGCTCCAGGTCCAGTCCCCCTGCAGCAGAATGAGCCTGGAGAAGAACTCTGGCAGCGTGGCCTCCAGCAGCGAGAACTATCGCAAGAGTTACGGGAGCAGCATCGAGGAGAGCGAGAGCTATCACAAGAGCTACGGTAGCACCCAGACCAGCAGTGAGAGCTTTCTCAAGAGCTACAACAGTAGCAGCAGTGCCCAGGAGAGCAGTGAGAAGAATTAcggcagcagaagcagcagcgtCATCTACAAGAAGAGTTACGGCAGCAGCACTAGCTCGGACACGGGTCACAAGAGTTACGGTAGCAGCACCGAAGGTGAACCCAACGAGCCTGAAGACATGGAG CACTGTGAGGACATGGTCGCCAAGGTGGTGATCAAGCTGCAGGGCGTGCAGGCCATGTACCAGCTCAGCCAGGAGGAACACGACCGACTGCAAGACCGGATGCAAAAGCTGGTggacaggcagaaagagctgaAGGAAGAGCTGGCCGCCTGTGAAAAGGAATTCAAGGAATGCATGGAAAGTCTTGAGAAGCCCACTGCCTCCCCCAACGACAAGGACAAGAGCGAG AGCACTTCTACAGAGATGTATTTTTTCACCTTTAGTTATTTTGGGTGTTCTTGTCTCTTCAACTGGACT ATCAAGGAGCTGCAGGCCAAGCTGCGGGAGCTGCAGCTGCAGTACCAGGAGAGCATGGACGAACAGGGGCGGCTTCTGGCCGTGCAGGAGCAGCTGGAGGGCCAGCTGCAGTGCTGCCAGGAAGAGCTCCGCCAGCTCAAGGAGAAGAAGTCCTCCATTGCCAGAGAAACCAGGGGGAAAAGTGGCAACGAGAATATGAACAAAAATGCCAACGGGGTTAAAAATACAAAGGTGACCAAACCAAGCCTGGCCAATCCTGAGGGCAGCTGTGAGAACGAAAAG AGTCTGGAGGTGGTGTTGTACTACAAGGCCAGCCACACGGATTTAGATGGTCTACTACAAGAGGAagtagaggaggaaaaggaggaggaaatcaaAAAGGACACGAAGCAGGACTCCTGCAATGAACTGGTTTCTGTGCCGTCAGAGCCTACGGAGATGAGGTCCCCCAAAGCTGAGGAGGGCTGTTATGAAGAGTCCCAAGAGCAGGAGGGCAAGGAAGAAGACCGCAAAGTTGAGAGCGACAACGACGCTTGCCCCGAAGCTTCAGAGGGAAACAACCCCCTCAGGCTTTCTGAGAGCAAAAAG AACATGTTTGGGATGTGGAAGCCTATGGTGTTCTTGGCTATTGCGGCTGTGGCTCTGTATGTGTTACCCAACATGCGACCGCAGGAGTCAGAGTTCTGCCTCATGGAGTGA
- the CCDC136 gene encoding coiled-coil domain-containing protein 136 isoform X5 yields the protein MEAGAGAGATGWSCPGPGPTVTTLGSYEASEGCERKKGQRWGSLERRGMQAMEGEVLLPALYEEEEEEEEEEVEEEEEQVQKGGSVSSLSVSKHRGLSLTETELEELRAQVLQLVAELEETRELAGQHEDDSLELQGLLEDERLASAQQAEVFTKQIQQLQGELRSLREEISLLEREKESELKEIEQELHLAQTEIRNLRQAAEDSATEHESDIASLQEDLCRMQNELDDMERIRGEYEMEITSLRAEMEMKSSDPSNSLNLSDYSEMQEELQQLRERYRFLNEEYRALQESNSSLTGQLADLESERTRRATEKWLESHMLKDMMSAESQTSEVDFLEPDPETQLLRQQLLGAEEQMHDMQNKCKKLCCELQELQHHRRTSEEEQRRLQRELKCAQNEVLRFQTSHNATQELLCRLQKLQLQYQHITCEKDKLLEVQHQLCGDLRYHEAEVQRLKDIVASFQESSEKNAEMHAQLQEMKRLYQTSKEELERQKYMYDQLEQDLLLCQQELKELKTTTPIPEDKGKCANKCDALLSRLTELQEEYKASQKEMGQLQMEQCELLEDQRRMQEEQGQLQEELHRLSFPLPKAGLLPKSQELLTKLQDLCELQLLYQGMQEEQKKLVQNQESVLKEQSALHEELHFFKTSRFRDVLENPDDSKSPKSSKCDHDKSKLIIAQMQALQVLYEGTQAEQELLQQEQGRLLEERKRLQADLQLCLEEMQLLQVQSPCSRMSLEKNSGSVASSSENYRKSYGSSIEESESYHKSYGSTQTSSESFLKSYNSSSSAQESSEKNYGSRSSSVIYKKSYGSSTSSDTGHKSYGSSTEGEPNEPEDMEHCEDMVAKVVIKLQGVQAMYQLSQEEHDRLQDRMQKLVDRQKELKEELAACEKEFKECMESLEKPTASPNDKDKSESTSTEMYFFTFSYFGCSCLFNWTIKELQAKLRELQLQYQESMDEQGRLLAVQEQLEGQLQCCQEELRQLKEKKSSIARETRGKSGNENMNKNANGVKNTKVTKPSLANPEGSCENEKSLEVVLYYKASHTDLDGLLQEEVEEEKEEEIKKDTKQDSCNELVSVPSEPTEMRSPKAEEGCYEESQEQEGKEEDRKVESDNDACPEASEGNNPLRLSESKKNMFGMWKPMVFLAIAAVALYVLPNMRPQESEFCLME from the exons ATGGAGGCGGGCGCCGGGGCCGGCGCCACGGGCTGGAGCTGCCCGGGCCCAG gACCCACAGTGACCACTTTAGGCTCCTATGAGGCATCTGAGggttgtgaaagaaagaaaggccaacGCTGGGGGTCCCTGGAGCGGCGGGGGATGCAAGCAATGGAGG GGGAAGTGTTGCTCCCCGCTCTctatgaggaggaagaggaggaggaggaagaagaggtggaagaagaggaagagcaaGTGCAGAAAGGGGGCAGCGTGAGCTCCCTGTCTGTCAGCAAGCACCGGGGCCTGAGCCTCACGGAGACAGAGCTGGAAGAGCTGAGGGCTCAGGTGCTACAGCTGGTGGCAGAGCTGGAGGAGACCCGGGAGCTGGCGGGGCAGCATGAGGACGACTCCCTGGAGCTGCAGG ggCTCCTGGAGGATGAACGGCTGGCCAGTGCCCAGCAGGCAGAGGTGTTCACCAAGCAGATCCAGCAGCTCCAAG GTGAGCTGCGGTCTCTGCGTGAGGAGATTTCCCTGTTAGAGCGTGAGAAAGAAAGTGAACTTAAGGAAATAGAACAGGAGTTGCACTTGGCCCAGACTGAGATCCGGAATCTGCGGCAAGCAGCAGAGGATTCTGCGACCGAACATGAGAGTGACATAGCATCCCTGCAGGAGGATCTCTGCCGGATGCAGAATGAACTCGATGACATGGAGCGCATTCGGGGAGAGTATGAAATGGAGATCACCTCCCTCCGTgcagaaatggaaatgaagagCTCTGATCCATCCAATAGTTTAAATCTTTCCGATTACTCTGAGATGCAAG AAGAGCTGCAGCAACTGCGGGAACGCTACCGCTTCCTGAACGAGGAGTACCGGGCCCTGCAGGAGAGCAACAGTAGCCTCACAGGGCAGCTTGCGGATCTGGAGAGTGAGAG GACACGAAGAGCAACAGAAAAGTGGCTGGAGTCCCACATGCTAAAGGATATGATGTCAGCAGAGTCTCAGACTTCAGAAGTGGATTTTCTAGAACCTGATCCTGAAACCCAGTTGTTGCGACAACAGCTTCTGGGAGCTGAAGAGCAGATGCATGACATGCAGAACAAG TGTAAGAAGCTGTGTTGTGAGTTGCAAGAACTACAGCATCATCGTCGGACCAGTGAGGAGGAGCAGCGGCGGCTGCAGAGGGAGCTCAAGTGCGCGCAGAACGAGGTGCTCAGGTTTCAGACTTCCCACAATGCCACACAG GAGTTACTCTGCCGGCTCCAGAAGCTGCAGCTCCAGTACCAGCACATCACGTGCGAGAAGGATAAGCTGCTGGAGGTGCAGCACCAGCTGTGTGGGGACCTGCGCTACCATGAGGCTGAGGTACAGCGCCTCAAGGACATCGTGGCCTCCTTCCAGGAGAGCAGTGAGAAG AACGCAGAGATGCACGCCCAGCTTCAGGAGATGAAGCGGCTGTACCAGACCAGCAAGGAGGAGCTGGAGCGGCAGAAGTACATGTATGATCAGCTCGAGCAGGAcctcctgctctgccagcaggAGCTGAAGGAGCTCAAGACCACCACACCCATCCCAGAGGACAAGGGGAAGTGTGCAAATAAG TGTGACGCACTGCTGTCCAGACTGACAGAGTTGCAGGAGGAGTACAAGGCCAGCCAGAAGGAGATGGGGCAGCTGCAGATGGAGCAGTGCGAGCTCCTAGAGGATCAGAGGAGGATGCAGGAGGAGCAGGGGCAGCTGCAAGAAGAGCTGCACAGGCTCTCGTTCCCACTGCCCAAAGCTGGGCTCCTCCCAAAG AGTCAGGAGCTCCTTACAAAGTTACAAGACCTGTGTGAACTACAGCTGCTCTACCAAGGTATGCAGGAAGAGCAGAAAAAACTGGTGCAGAATCAAGAAAGCGTGCTCAAAGAACAGTCAGCTCTGCACGAAGAGCTGCATTTTTTCAAAACGTCTCGTTTCCGGGATGTGTTGGAGAATCCCGATGATTCCAAATCACCTAAGTCCTCCAAGTGTGATCATGACAAG TCCAAGCTGATCATCGCCCAGATGCAGGCTCTGCAGGTGCTCTACGAGGGCACACAGGCTGAGCAGGAGCTGCTGCAGCAGGAGCAGGGCAGGCTCCTCGAGGAGCGGAAGAGGCTGCAGGCCGACCTGCAGCTCTGCCTGGAAGAAATGCAGCTGCTCCAGGTCCAGTCCCCCTGCAGCAGAATGAGCCTGGAGAAGAACTCTGGCAGCGTGGCCTCCAGCAGCGAGAACTATCGCAAGAGTTACGGGAGCAGCATCGAGGAGAGCGAGAGCTATCACAAGAGCTACGGTAGCACCCAGACCAGCAGTGAGAGCTTTCTCAAGAGCTACAACAGTAGCAGCAGTGCCCAGGAGAGCAGTGAGAAGAATTAcggcagcagaagcagcagcgtCATCTACAAGAAGAGTTACGGCAGCAGCACTAGCTCGGACACGGGTCACAAGAGTTACGGTAGCAGCACCGAAGGTGAACCCAACGAGCCTGAAGACATGGAG CACTGTGAGGACATGGTCGCCAAGGTGGTGATCAAGCTGCAGGGCGTGCAGGCCATGTACCAGCTCAGCCAGGAGGAACACGACCGACTGCAAGACCGGATGCAAAAGCTGGTggacaggcagaaagagctgaAGGAAGAGCTGGCCGCCTGTGAAAAGGAATTCAAGGAATGCATGGAAAGTCTTGAGAAGCCCACTGCCTCCCCCAACGACAAGGACAAGAGCGAG AGCACTTCTACAGAGATGTATTTTTTCACCTTTAGTTATTTTGGGTGTTCTTGTCTCTTCAACTGGACT ATCAAGGAGCTGCAGGCCAAGCTGCGGGAGCTGCAGCTGCAGTACCAGGAGAGCATGGACGAACAGGGGCGGCTTCTGGCCGTGCAGGAGCAGCTGGAGGGCCAGCTGCAGTGCTGCCAGGAAGAGCTCCGCCAGCTCAAGGAGAAGAAGTCCTCCATTGCCAGAGAAACCAGGGGGAAAAGTGGCAACGAGAATATGAACAAAAATGCCAACGGGGTTAAAAATACAAAGGTGACCAAACCAAGCCTGGCCAATCCTGAGGGCAGCTGTGAGAACGAAAAG AGTCTGGAGGTGGTGTTGTACTACAAGGCCAGCCACACGGATTTAGATGGTCTACTACAAGAGGAagtagaggaggaaaaggaggaggaaatcaaAAAGGACACGAAGCAGGACTCCTGCAATGAACTGGTTTCTGTGCCGTCAGAGCCTACGGAGATGAGGTCCCCCAAAGCTGAGGAGGGCTGTTATGAAGAGTCCCAAGAGCAGGAGGGCAAGGAAGAAGACCGCAAAGTTGAGAGCGACAACGACGCTTGCCCCGAAGCTTCAGAGGGAAACAACCCCCTCAGGCTTTCTGAGAGCAAAAAG AACATGTTTGGGATGTGGAAGCCTATGGTGTTCTTGGCTATTGCGGCTGTGGCTCTGTATGTGTTACCCAACATGCGACCGCAGGAGTCAGAGTTCTGCCTCATGGAGTGA